TGAACTCGGACAGGGCGTTGACGCAGGACACGCCCACGCCGTGCAGACCGCCGGACACCTTGTAGGAGTCGTTGTCGAACTTGCCGCCCGCATGCAGCGTGGTCATGGCGAGCTGCACCGCGGGAATGCCTTCCTTGGGGTGGATTTCCACGGGAATGCCGCGGCCGTTGTCGCTGACCGTGCACGAGTTGTCCATGTGCAGGGTGACCTTGATCTTGTCGCAATACCCGGCCATGGCTTCGTCGATCGAGTTGTCGATGACCTCGTAGACCAGATGATGCAGGCCGCGTATGTCGGTGGACCCGATATACATGGCCGGACGCTTGCGGACCGCCTCAAGCCCTTCGAGGACCGTAATCGATTCTGCTGTATATTTGTTTTCGCTCATAATCTAGGCGTTTTCCTCAACGTAGTAGGTTTCCTCCTGAATCATCATGGGCATGAGAATGACCAGATAGTCGCGGTCATCCTCGCCGGAGATGCCGCACGGCGCCTCGGTACCGGTCAGGGTGAACTTCACGGTGGGGGAATTGAAATGGTTCAGGATGTCAATCAGGTTCCTGGTGGGGAAGGCGATACGCTCCAGATCGCCCGAAAAAGTGGCGTCCAGGGATTCCTGAGCCGCGCCGGTCTCCTGTCCCCGGGCGGACACTGTAACGTCCGTGGAGCCAAAGGTAAAGTAGGCGCAGCGGTTGGAATCCGTATTGAACAGCCCGATGCGGCCCAGGGCGTCCACCAGGGAAAGCCGGTCCACTTCCAGCGTGGACACACCCTCGTCATCCAGCTTGCTCATGAAGTTCTGGTAGTTGGGGTACTGGTAGTAGGACAGGGGCAGGCTGAAGGTCTCGCCCTGATTTGCGGTGCGGAAGAACAGCCGCTTGTCGCTGATGGCCAGCTCGATCTCCTCGGCCGTGAGCCACTTCTTGAGCTCGGCCAGGTACTTCTTCTGGATCAGGATGCCGCCTTCCGGGAGCATGGCGTAGATGTCGTCGTTCACGAAGTTGAACATGGCGAACTGATGGCCGTTCAGACCGCAGACCTCGACCACCTTCTGGCCCATCTTCTCGCGGGGAGCCATGTACAGGCACGCGATTGCCTCCATGGAATCCTCGTCCGAAATGCAGAAGCCGATCTTGTCGATGATCTCGTGCAGGAAGTCGCCGGACCAGAACACGGTGCCCTCTTCCGGGAAGCTGGAGAACTTCTGGAACCACTCCACGTCGTTCACCGGGAACTTGTAGCTTCGGGACTGCTGCTTGACCTGCAGGGTGTCCCCTTCAAGGGCAAGGGTCAGCTCGCCCTGATTCCCCTTGAGCTGCTTCACAAGATCATAGAAGGCCCTGCCCGAGACACCGGCAAGTCCCTCATTGGTGATCTCGGCCGGATAGGTTCCCCGGAATTCCAGATTCGAATCCGTGCTCATGATGTTCAGGCCGCCATTCTCGCACTGAAGCCAGATCGTGCGCAGGAAGGCGGCTCCGGTTTTGGCCGGGATGATGTTCGAGGACTTCTGGAGGCCTTCAATGATTTCATCTCTGTTCACTTTCAAAAACATAAAAAGATTCTCCCTTATTGAAATTTATTGACTCGGTTCCTTTGTGCGCAACCGTGATAAAAGTTTGTTTTATTTGAATTTATTTCGAACATGAATTGTCTGGAGTTAGTGACATTCCGCACCGCCAACGTGTTCGGAGTCCAATTGTTCACGACATGCGACACTTTCTCTTCAAAGTTTTCAACACCTGTTTCATTTTCTCATCATCCTGCTGCAATTCCTGTATTTTTTTTACGGAATACAGAACCGTGCTGTGGTCCTTTCCGCCAAAGGTCCTGCCCAGTGACGGGTAGGATGTGTTGAGCAGGGAACGGCACAGGTACATGGCTACCTGCCTTGCCAGCGCTATGTTCTGGTGCCGTTTCGTGCCGATCAGCTCCTTGACGTGCACATTGTAATGTTCGCTGACCACACCGAGGATGCGCTTGGGCGTGAGGTCGTCGTGTGCCTTTTCCTCGGTGTTGCTCAGGATGTGTTCGAAATCCTTCTGGGACAGGTCCTTGTGCACGAGTTCCCGGAAGGCGAACAGCTTGAGCAGGATGCCCTGCAGATAGCGGAAATCCGTGAACCGCTGGGCAAGGGTCAGCATCTGTTCCTTTCCGAGCTGGAGCTTCTTGAGACGGCATTGCTGCTGGATGTAGTTGACCCGTATTTCCAGGTCCGGCTCCTTCAGGGTGACGATCAGGCCCCAGCCAAGGCGGGACTGGAGATTGTCGTCCAGGAAGTCGTAGCCCGTGATCTTGTCGCGACAGGCTATGACCATCTGCTTCTTGTTGTCGTAGAAGTGATTGAAGATGTTGACGAGTTCCTGCTGAAACGCCGGATATTCGCGCACCTTGTGAAAGTCGTCTATGAACAGGTAGTCGTAGTCGAACACATGGTTGCGCGCCCGGAACGGATCGCCCCGGAACCGGATGGAGTACAGGGAATGGAGCTCGTCCATGGAGCCGACCAGCATCTTCGCAAAATCCGCGCTCTTGCTGATCTCATTGGCAACGGCCTTGAGCAGGTGGCTCTTGCCCGATCCCCCTCCCCCGCAGATGATGAACGGGTTGAACAGGGTGCCGGACTGCTTGGCCACTTCCTTTGCCGAGGCAATGGGAAAATAGTTCTTCTTGTTGATCAGGAATGTTTCAAAGGTGAATTCACTGCCGAACGGAAAGTCGATCTTCTTGACCACTTCCCGGGGCGCGACCGCGCGCGAATGGCCGGAAGCGCCGTTGTTCCTGTAGCCGATGAGGTAGCCCGCGCCGAGAAAGTTGTTGAGCTGGGCCTCGAACTTGTCCTGAACCTCGTTTTCGAACCAGGTTGCGAAGAACGTGTGCGGGAAGCCCACGACAAGGCGTTTGCTCTCTTCCGAGTAGTCGATCTGGAGCGGGTCGTACCAACGCTGGAGTTCGGCTTCGGTGCAGGTTTGGAGGAGGTGTTTTCTGAGAGCCTGTTTCACGATGGAAGTCGTTTCCGGATGTTGTTTTCAACAGTTTGATTTTGCTGCACAAAAAAAAGGGGCCAAAACTGTTCGAACCACCCCTGATTTCCACAGTTTTCATAGCCTAAAATCGTCCCGAAGCCAAGCGTTGACCTGCCATTTCACGGATAATTCCGTTTGATTTCGATGCGGTTTTCGGACATGATGCCATTCCTGTTGAAAACATGGTGCATACCGGCGCGGCGACGCGCTCTTCGGAGGTTCTGTACATGGCTCATTTCGAAGTGAACAAGACCATCGCTGAGATCAACGAACGCATCCGCAAAGGCAAGGCCGTGGTGGTCAATGCCGAGGAAATGACCGAGATCGTGAAACGCGAGGGCAAGGTCCGCGCGGCAAGGGAAGTCGATGTGGTCACCACGGGCACGTTCTCGCCCATGTGCTCTTCCGGCCTGCTCTTCAACATCGGTCAGGAGCCCCCGGTGATGAAGGTCTCGAAGATGTGGCTGAACAATGTGCCGTGCTATTCCGGGCTGGCTGCCGTGGATGCCTATCTCGGTGCGACGGAACCTTCCGAGGATGATGCCCTGAACAAGGTCAAGCCCGGCAGGTTCCTCTACGGCGGTGCCCATGTCATGGAAGACCTGCTGCGCGGTCGTGCCGTGCATCTGCGCGCCCTGGCCTACGGCACGGACTGCTATCCGCGCCGCGAGCTGTCCAAGGACGTGACCCTTGCCGATCTGCCCAACGCGGTCATGCTCAATCCGCGCAACTGCTACCAGAACTACAATTGCGCGGTGAACCTGACCAGCCGCACCATCTATACCTACATGGGCCCGCTCAAGCCCAATTGCGGCAATGCGAACTTCGCCACGTCCGGTTCGCTTTCCCCGCTGTTCAACGACCCGTATTTCCGCACCATCGGACTGGGCACCCGCATCTTCCTCGGCGGTGGCACCGGCTATGTGCTCGGCGCGGGCACGCAGCATGTGCGCAAGCCGCCCAGAAACGAACGCGGCATCCCCACCTCCGGGGCAGGAACCCTGATGGTCAAGGGCGATTTCAAGAAGATGGACGCCCGCTACGTGCGCGGTCTGAGCGTGATCGGCTACGGCTGTTCCCTTGCCGTGGGCGTGGGCATTCCCATTCCGATCCTGAACGAGGAAATGGCGTGGTTCACGGGCGTGTCCGACGCGGACATCCAGATGCCCATCAAGGATTACGGCTACGACTATCCCAACGGCCTGCCGCGCATCCTCGGCCATGCCACGTTCGAGGAGCTGCGTTCCGGTTCCATTACCGTGAACGGCAAGGAAACCGCCACGGTTCCGGTCACCAGCTATTCCCTGTCTCTGGAGATTGCGAACAAGCTCAGGAAGTGGATCGAGGACGGCAAGTTCCTGCTCACGGAAGCGCAGGAAGAAATAGAAAGCATTTAAGCTGTTTGAACAGGTTGCGAACAGGGTGTTCCCTTGTCGGGGAGCACCCTGTTTTCCGTTTGGCGGAGGAGAGGCTACTTCCGGCAGAGCAGCATGCCCAGAACGCGTTTCAGGTCCTCGAAATCCACGGGTTTGGCAACATAGGCGTCCATGCCCGCATCAAGAAATTCCTCCCTGTCTCCGCGCATGGCCCGGGCCGTGAGCGCGGCAACGGGAATTTCACGCATTTCCCTGAATTCGTGGGCATTGCGGATGAAGCTGATGGTTTCCAGACCGTCCAGAACCGGCATCTGCACGTCCAGAAGCACGCAGTCGAACTGTTCCGTGGACAATTTGTCCAGCGCCTGCCTGCCGTTTTCCACGCAGACCGGGACATGGCCCAGCTTTTCCACGAATCCGGACAGGGCCAGACGGTTGACCCGGTCGTCCTCGGCAATGAGGATGCGTCGGCCCGGTTCGGGCGTGTCCGGGCAGGACCTGTCCGAATTGCTGCGGATGTGTTCCGCCCGGGTCAGGCCCACGGCAAAGTGCACGGTGGTGCCCACGGACGGCGTGCTGGTCACGGAGACGCTGCCGCCCATGAGATCGGACAGCCGCTTCACGATGTGCAGGCCGAGTCCTGTTCCCTGCTGCTTGGCGGGCCCGGATTCCGCCTGGGTGAACGGGTGGAATATTTCGGCCAGCTTGTCCTCGGAAATGCCTATGCCGGTGTCCGCGACCGTGAACAGCAGGCGGGCTTCATTGTCCCTGCGCGGAGTCAGTGAGTTCACTTCCACCCGGACGTGTCCGGCATCCGTGAACTTCAGGGCATTGCCCACGAGATTGAAGATGATCTGGCGCAGCCGCATGGCGTCCCCGACCAGTTCGTCCGGCACGGTCTTTTCCATGGAGATTCTGATCTCGACCCGCTTGTCCGCGGCCATGGGAGCAAAGGTGGCCCGCACCGTGTCCAGCAGTTCGGAAAGAAGGAACGGCGCGGAAACCAGATCCATTTTTCCGGCCTCCACCTTGGACAGGTCCAGAATGTCGCCAAGAAGCCGCGTCAGGCTCCGACAGGCGCCGAGCGCAATGTCCACGTACTCGCGCTGCCTGTGCTCCAGATTCTCCATGCGCAGAAGCTGGAGCATGCCCAATGTGCCGTTCAGGGGCGTGCGCAGTTCATGGCTCATGTTGGCCAGAAATTCGCTCTTGGATCGGCTGGCGGCCTCGGCCCGATCCTTGGCCTGCACCAGTTCGGCCTCGATGTGCTTGCGGTCCGTGATGTCCTGAAACGATCCGCGCACCCTTGCCGGGGTGCCGTCCTCCTCGAATTCCACTTCCGCATGACAGTCCGCGTATCGGGTCGTCCTGTTGTCGAAGAGCAGGCGCAGTTCCATGTCGAAGGGATCGCCCCCGTGCCGAGCTTGTTCCACGGCATCCAGAAACCGGCGCAGGTCCTCCGGGTGAATCCGTTCCAGAAAATGGGCGAAGTCCGGTTCATCCCAGCCCGGAGTCAGTCCCATGATGCGGAACATTTCATCGGACCACACGCAGTGTCCGGTGGCCAGATCGCGTTCGAAATATCCGAGCCGGGCCTGCTTCTGGGCCTTGACCAGACGGTCCTCGCTGCGGCGAAGACGGTTTTCCGCCAGGGTTCTGGCCTCCAGCGAGCGTTCCAGCGCCGAATGCACCGAGCGCAGCGATCTGTACCGCCAGAGGATCATGATGCACAGGGTGAGGATCACGGAAAACACGCTTGCCGTGGCCATGCGCGCCGTGGTCCAGAACGGGCTGGGCTTGCCGTACCAGTGCAGGTAGGCTGTTCGGTACGTTTCCGAGCCGACCACATGGGCAAGAGCATTGTCCAGTTTCCGGGCCAGAACCGCATCATCCTTGCGCAGCAGATAGCCACGCTTGAGTTCCATGAGTGGCGCGCCAGCAACCTTGATGCGGTCGTCCACCCCGATCAGCCGGGCCTTTTTCCACAGCACCGGAGCCGGAAACACGAATGCGTCGGATTCCCCGGCCAGCAGGCTGAACAGGGCCGCGTCAATGGACGGGAACGGCTTGAGCCGTATGCTGGGGTCGTGCACGAGCAGGGTCATGGCCGCGCTCTGGTCGATTGCAGCCACATGCTTGTCGCCGAGATCGTCCGGGCCCTTGATCGTCTGGTTGTCCCGGCGCACGAAACAGGAAACGGGCACGGTTTCCATGACCCGGGTCAACCGGAATTCCGTTTTTCGGGGCAGACTTATGCCTATGCCCGGAATGCAGTCCGCCCGTCCGGAGCGCACTGCGTCCAGAGCCTCGTCCCAATTGGCGACGAACAGATATTTCGGGGACAGGCCGGCCCGGGCGCAGACCTGTTCGAAAAGATCGATGGCGAATCCCTGGGGGCTTCCGCCCATGCCTCGGGCATACAGGGGAGGAAAATCCCGCAGCACGGCCGCCACCACGGGCGGAGGACAGGTTGTCGGGGGCGCGGACATGCCGTGTTCGGCCCGGGCTGTTGCCGCAACCGGGAAAATCAGGGCGAGCGCAAGAAAAGCGGTTCGAATGGCAGAGCTGATATGTGACATGATGCGGCTTTCTTCCCTCCGGGTAATCGGTCGGCCATATCGAATATGCCATAAGCCGGAAGAATGACAACCGCGTTAGAAATAAAATCGGCCCGAACGTGCAATCACGCCCGGGCCAAGGTCCTTTTTCGATTTTTCAGGAAGAATCAGCAGGGGCGGACAGCCCAGAAGAACCGTTCCGAGCCTGCCGCGGGATAGGAGGCCACGTCGCCGAGCTTCCAGCCCGACGGCAGTTCCTCGTTTTTCGGGGCCGGATCATTGGACATGATGACCACGGTGCCGCACTGGTCCGCGTCCTGACGGAGCATGGGCCGCACGAATTCCAGCAGCTTGGGCCACGGCATGAACGCCCGGCTCAGGACAAGGTCGGCCGTGCCGCGATGTCCGGCGGCTTCCAGCCGGGAGAGCGCGTCCTCGGCCCTGCCGTGGAACACGTCCGTGCCTGCCTGCCTGAGTCGGCCCAGCGCCATCTTCATGAACACGGCGCGTTTTTCCCGCACCTCCACCAGCCAGTAGTCTCCGTCCGTCCACAGGGCGCGCAGGGAAATGCCCGGCAGGCCGGCTCCTGCGCCAAGGTCCAGACTGAGCGGTTTTTCCGGCAGATCCAGTTCGCTCAGAAAATCCGCAAGAAATAGGGAATCCACGATCAGGGTGTCGAACACGGTGCGCCAGTCCGATTTGCCCACCAGATTCATCTTCCTGTTCCACTTGATGAGCAGGTGCAGATACGCGGCCACGAGCTCGGCCTGCGCATCCGTGATCCCGCGTCCAAGGGCCTGTGCCGCTCGGGAAACCGCTTCCGGAGAGGGGTGCTGTTCGTTCATCCAGCCGTGGATACACGAACTCACGTTTTCGGTAAATGCGAAATTTTGCCGCATCGGAGTCGCGTTCCGCTTCAGCCGGATTTCAAGGCTGCGGCGAGCCTTCAGGTCCTGTTTCACATGCAAAAGGGGCCGCCCCTTGCGGAGCGGCCCCTTGTTTTTTTCTCGATGGAATTTCGAGGGCTATTCGTATTCGAACCAGGATTCGCCCAGAATCGGGCCGAAGTAGATGCCGTCCTCGTCCAGTTCCTCCTCGATGCGCAGGAGCTGGTTGTACTTGGCGAGGCGGTCGGAGCGGGAGGCCGAGCCGGTCTTGATCTGGCCGGCATTCACGCCCACGGCGAGGTCGGCGATGAAGTTGTCCTCGGTCTCGCCGGAGCGATGGGAAACCACGGTGGTGTATCCCGCGCTCTTGGCCATCTCGATGGTGTCGAGGGTCTCGGTCACGGTGCCGATCTGATTCAGCTTGATCAGGATCGAGTTGCACACGCCACGTTCGATGCCCTCGGCCAGAATGTCGGGGTTGGTCACGAAGATGTCGTCGCCCACGAGCTGGATGTGGTCGCCCATCTTTTCGGTCTGGAGCGCAAAGCCGTCCCAGTCGCCCTCGGCAAGGCCGTCCTCGATGGAGACCAGCGGGAACTTTTGGGTCAGGTCCGCATAGAAGTCCACGAGTTCGGCAGCGGTGAATTCCTTGCCTTCGCCGGCCAGCACGTACTTGCCGTTCTTGTAGAACTCGCTGGCAGCCGCATCGATGGCCAGGCAGATGTCGCGGCCCGGCTGGTACCCGGCGGCCTCGATGCCGCGGATCAGGTACTGGAAGGCTTCCTCATGGGATTTCAGGTTCGGTGCGAACCCGCCTTCGTCACCCACGCTGGTCACGTGGCCGTCCTTGGACAGGATGCCCTTGAGCTTGTGAAAGACTTCCGCGCCCATGCGCAGGCCTTCGGCAAAGGTTTCCGCGCCCACGGGCATGAGCATGAATTCCTGGATGTCCAGATTGTTGGGGGCGTGTTCGCCGCCGTTGATCACGTTCATCAGGGGCACGGGCAGCAGCTTGGCGTTCACGCCGCCAAGGTACTGGTACAGGGGCAGGCCCAGGTAGCGGGCAGCCGCGCGGGAAGCGGCCATGGACACGCCGAGAATGGCATTGGCGCCAAGGCGTTCCTTGTTCTCGGTGCCGTCCAGATCGATCATGGCGTTGTCCAGAGCAACCTGACGGGTCGCGTCCATGCCGACCACGGCTCCGGCGATCTCGCCGCGCACGTTTTCCACGGCAGTGAGAACGCCCTTGCCGTTGTAGCGCTCTTCCTTGTCGCGCAGCTCAAGGGCTTCGCGGGTGCCGGTGGACGCCCCGGAGGGCACGGCGGCTCGGCCGATGACGCCGCATTCAAGCATCACTTCCACTTCCACGGTGGGGTTGCCGCGGGAATCCAGGATTTCCCTGGCCCATACGCCGGAAATCGTGCTCATGATCCGTCTCCTTTTATGAGGACAATTTGCAATTCCAATTATTGGTGTGCGGGAATTCTAGACGAATTTCGCACGGTGCACAAATGTATACGGCAGCGCTGTGCCGGACACAGTTATTTTCCAAAGTACGCGCTCCACAGCCCGTTCATGACCAGATCGGGTTCCAGATGATGGATGGCCGGGCAGACCTCGGCAATGGAACGGGCAAGTCCGCCCGTGGCCATGACGTACGGTTCGGTTTCCATCTGTCTGGCCAGCCGGGCGACCAGCCCTTCGATCATGGCCCCGAATCCGAACACCAGTCCCTGATTCAGGCATTCCGCCGTGGAGCGGCCCCATGTGAGCTCGGTATTTCCCACGCGCAGGTCCACCTTGGGCAGCTTGGCCGTGTCTCCGGCAAGGGCTCGGGCCGAGGACAGCACGCCCGGGCAGATCAGGCCGCCCTGAAATGTCGTGTCCGTGACGCACGCCAAGGTGGTGGCCGTGCCGAAGTCGATGACGATCAGGTCCTTGCGGTCGCTGATGCGCCGGGCAGCGGCGCAGCCAACCAGAATGTCCGCGCCCACCTGTTCGGGCCGGGCATAGCGGTTTTCCAGATGCAGGGGCAGGTCCGCAGGCACGAACAGGGCTTCGCAGTCCATGAACCGCCGGGCCATGCGCGTGAGCAGCGGGTCCAGCGGCGGAACCACGGACGAGATGACGCACGCCTCCACGCTGGACGGCTTCACGTTTTCGCGCCGCAGGATCACGTCGATCTTGAGGCCCCAGTCGTCATTGGTGTTGGCCGGACGCGTGGGCAGGGTGTATGCCGCGCCCAGTCCGTTTTCATCGGCAACCCCGATCTTGGTATTGGTGTTGCCTGCGTCGAACAGCAGAATTGTGGACATGTTTCCTCCGTGGCTGTTGGCTTGACGCAGTGTGTACCGCATCTTCGGCAAATGGCAAGACGCACGGGCAGGAAATAATGATGCCTCCGGTTGTCGGCGGCGCGGGATTATCCTATTGTTCCGAACTGGAATACCAAGGAGGGAACCATGAATCCGGCAATGCTCATCCCGGCGCTCGAACCCATTCCCGTGCATTGGGCGTGGATCGACGTGCTGCTTATCGCAACATTTACCGTGCACATCCTGTTCATGAACGCGACCCTTGGCTCGGCGGCCGTGGCGCTGGTCCAGGCCCTGCGGGGCGATACCGGGCTTGCCCGGGACGTGGGCATGAAACTGCCGCCCCTCATCGCCCTGACCATCAACTTCGGGGTGGCTCCGCTCCTGTTCCTTCAGACCAATTACGGGCATCTGGACTATGTCAGCTCCGTGCTCATGGGCGGCTGGTGGCTGTCCGTGACCGCTGCCCTGATGCTGGCCTACTTCGGCTTCTATTTCTTCAAGTTCCGGTTCGAGTCGCTTGGCGCGTCGCGCAACCTGCTGCTCTTCCTGACCATTGCCGCGCTGGTGTTCGTGGGCTTCATGTTCTCCAACAACATGACCCTGATGCTGGTGCCGGACCTGTGGGGCGAATATTTCACGAATCACATGGGATCGTTCCTGAACTTCGGCGATCCGACCCTGTATCCGCGCTTTCTGCATTTCATGGCCGCGACTCTGGCTCTTGGCGGGCTGTTCACGGCCCTGCTCGGCGAGCACAAGGGCAATGATCATCACGTGCGCGTGGGCATGAAGTGGTTCACCTCGGCCACGCTGGTCAATCTGGGCATCGGCCTCTGGTTCCTGTTCGCCCTGCCCTCGCGCGTGCAGCAGGCGTTTCTCGGCGGCAGCATTCCGGCCACGGCCTCGCTGGTCGCGTCCCTGATCGGCGCGGGCCTGCTTCTGAGCGCGGGATTTCAGGGCAAGGTCCGGTCCGCTGCGGTCTGGACCTCGCTCACGGTCCTGTTCATGGCCATCACGCGCCACTGGGTGCGCACCCTGTCCATCGAGCCGTGGTTCAGGATCGAATCCATGCCCGTGACCGGCCAGTACGGACCGTTCTACCTGTTCCTGATTTCCCTTGTCATCGGCGGCGGTCTCATGTGGTACATGGTGCGACTCTTTTTCAAGGCGCAGGGGAGGGCCTAGCTCATGGAATATCCCATCTGGAAACTCGCGACTCTCGGCGGCGGCTTCTGGGTCGCCCTGATCTCCACCCTGCATGTGTACGTGGCCCATTTTGCCGTGGGCGGCGGTCTGTTTCTGGTGCTCACGGAAATGGCGGCCGCGCGCTCGGGCAATCCGCATCTGCTGGACTATGCCAAAAGGCACACCAAGTTCTTTCTGGTCCTGACCATGGCCTTTGGCGCGGTGTCGGGCGTGGCCATCTGGCTGAGCATCTCCCTGCTCGCGCCCCAGCCCACCATCATCCTGATCAAGTCCTTCGTGTTCGGCTGGGCAACGGAATGGGTCTGCTTTCTGGGCGAGATCGTGGCCCTGCTGGTCTACTACTATGCATGGGAAAAAATGAATCGCCGGGATCACATCATCGTGGGCTGGCTCTATGCCGTGTTCGGCTGGCTGTCCCTGTTCCTGATCACCGGGATCATCGGATTCATGCTCACCCCGGGCGAATGGCTGCAAACCCGGAGCTTCTGGGACGGCTTCTTCAATCCCACGTTCTGGCCGCAGGTGGTGTTCCGCACCTTTTTCGCGGCCGTGTGCGCCGGACTGTTCGGCTATGTCACGGCAACGCGCATCCCGGACGAGGCCACGCGCCTTTCCACGGTGCGCGTCTGTTCCCTGTGGACCATTGCCGGATTCGTGCTGCTGGCCCTGAGCGGCTGGTGGTACATTCAGGCCCTGCCCGAACCCCAGTACGCCATGGTCATGGCCAAGTCGCAGCGCGTGGCCACCTACATGCAATTCTTTTGGATATTCGGCCCGCTCGTGGTGCTCGGCGCACTGGCAATGGCCGTGAAACTGCCGCGTTCCGTGAGTTTTCCGCTGGCGCTCGTGGTCATGCTGTTCGGCCTTGGCCTGATGGGTTCGTTCGAGTCCATGCGCGAGGCCGCGCGCAAGCCCTACCTGATCTGGGACGTGGTCTATTCCAATTCCATACTCAAGGCGCAGGTGCCTGTCCTGAATCAGGAGGGCGTGCTGGCCCACGCCAAATGGACCCCGCCGGACCTGCGCGAGATCACGGACGACAATGAACGGCAGGTCGGGGAATTCCTGTACCAGCTCGAATGCGCGTCCTGCCATTCCATTGATGGTCCCATGAACGACATCCTGCCCCTGACCGCGCCCTATGCGGATGCGGATTCCATGGATGCGTTCCTGTCAGGCATGGGCAGCGTCAGCGTGTACATGCCGCCCTTTGTGGGCAAACCCGACGAACGCCGCGCCCTTGCGCGCTACATTGCGGAAGAGTTGCATCCGGATCGTGCCGCGTCCGACACGGCCATTTCCGACGAACCCGTTTCGCCCGCGCCCTTCGACGATGGCGCGGAATTCGCGCTTCTGGCCTGGGGCCGGGAAGGCATGCATTTTGTCGCGGATTCCCGGTACTGGACCCTGATGCCGTCCGGTACTGCCATTCGCGCCCAGCTCGTGCGTCGGGATTCCGCTCCCGAAGTGATCACGCAGGGCGTGGAGATCGGATTCACGGTCGAGAACGGACCGGAAGGTGTGCTTGGCGGTGGCGACGAGGGAATCTTCGAGGCGGAACTGGATTTTCTGCCGTCCGTGGACCCGTATCAGCCGCTGCCCGTGGTCACGCTGGAAGCGCGCGTGGCCGAGACCGGCGAGGTGCTGGCCACGACGAAATTCACTCCGGCCACGTCCCAGCTCATGGGCTGCCGGTCCTGTCACGGCGGTTCCCGGGCCAGGGACGGCAACATTGCCGATGACACGGCCCTGAATATCCTTGCCGTGCACGACCGCATCAACCGCACCAACCATGTGGAGCGCGCAACCCGGGGCGCGAAGATTCTGTGCGTGGAATGCCACGACGACGCCTCGCAGAATGCCGCCGGGCAGGAGGACAAGCCCAACCTGTCCGCAGCCATGCACGGGTTCCACGCCATCTATCTGTCGGGCCGCGATTCCGAACACTCCTGTCTCAAGTGCCATCCGGACGGCTCCCTGCGCGGACGGCACGGCGACACCTTCGAGTGCGCCGACTGTCACGGCAACATCGAGGATCACGCCATCGGTCTGCTCAAGGCCGAACAGGAAAAAGACAAGCCGTATGCCACGGCGCGGCTGGCCATGCTCCGGCCTCAGTACGTGGAATCGGCTGACGAGATCAATCCGCGCCAGCCGTGGTTGCAGCAGCCCGACTGCCTGACCTGTCACGTGGATTTCGAGGCCCCGTCCGAGTTCACGGCCTTCAATGTCTGGGCCGCCGACCCCGAGGAACTCTACGTCAACCGCTACGGCGACATGGCCGCCATTGCCTGCGCATCCTGCCACGGCAGCCCGCACGTGATCTATCCGGCCACGGAACGCGACAACATCCACCCCGAACAGTACATGGGCGAGGCCCAGGCCTTCGGCTCGCAGGGCACCTGCACGGTCTGCCATGTGGAAATGATGGACATGCCCATACATCATCCGGGCATGGGATTGGAATAAAGGGGGAGAATGCCTTCGGCGACCAGAGAACCCCTTGAAAGGGGTTCTCTGGAC
Above is a window of Pseudodesulfovibrio tunisiensis DNA encoding:
- a CDS encoding 16S rRNA (guanine(527)-N(7))-methyltransferase RsmG; the protein is MKQDLKARRSLEIRLKRNATPMRQNFAFTENVSSCIHGWMNEQHPSPEAVSRAAQALGRGITDAQAELVAAYLHLLIKWNRKMNLVGKSDWRTVFDTLIVDSLFLADFLSELDLPEKPLSLDLGAGAGLPGISLRALWTDGDYWLVEVREKRAVFMKMALGRLRQAGTDVFHGRAEDALSRLEAAGHRGTADLVLSRAFMPWPKLLEFVRPMLRQDADQCGTVVIMSNDPAPKNEELPSGWKLGDVASYPAAGSERFFWAVRPC
- the eno gene encoding phosphopyruvate hydratase, which encodes MSTISGVWAREILDSRGNPTVEVEVMLECGVIGRAAVPSGASTGTREALELRDKEERYNGKGVLTAVENVRGEIAGAVVGMDATRQVALDNAMIDLDGTENKERLGANAILGVSMAASRAAARYLGLPLYQYLGGVNAKLLPVPLMNVINGGEHAPNNLDIQEFMLMPVGAETFAEGLRMGAEVFHKLKGILSKDGHVTSVGDEGGFAPNLKSHEEAFQYLIRGIEAAGYQPGRDICLAIDAAASEFYKNGKYVLAGEGKEFTAAELVDFYADLTQKFPLVSIEDGLAEGDWDGFALQTEKMGDHIQLVGDDIFVTNPDILAEGIERGVCNSILIKLNQIGTVTETLDTIEMAKSAGYTTVVSHRSGETEDNFIADLAVGVNAGQIKTGSASRSDRLAKYNQLLRIEEELDEDGIYFGPILGESWFEYE
- a CDS encoding type III pantothenate kinase, with protein sequence MSTILLFDAGNTNTKIGVADENGLGAAYTLPTRPANTNDDWGLKIDVILRRENVKPSSVEACVISSVVPPLDPLLTRMARRFMDCEALFVPADLPLHLENRYARPEQVGADILVGCAAARRISDRKDLIVIDFGTATTLACVTDTTFQGGLICPGVLSSARALAGDTAKLPKVDLRVGNTELTWGRSTAECLNQGLVFGFGAMIEGLVARLARQMETEPYVMATGGLARSIAEVCPAIHHLEPDLVMNGLWSAYFGK
- a CDS encoding cytochrome ubiquinol oxidase subunit I; its protein translation is MEYPIWKLATLGGGFWVALISTLHVYVAHFAVGGGLFLVLTEMAAARSGNPHLLDYAKRHTKFFLVLTMAFGAVSGVAIWLSISLLAPQPTIILIKSFVFGWATEWVCFLGEIVALLVYYYAWEKMNRRDHIIVGWLYAVFGWLSLFLITGIIGFMLTPGEWLQTRSFWDGFFNPTFWPQVVFRTFFAAVCAGLFGYVTATRIPDEATRLSTVRVCSLWTIAGFVLLALSGWWYIQALPEPQYAMVMAKSQRVATYMQFFWIFGPLVVLGALAMAVKLPRSVSFPLALVVMLFGLGLMGSFESMREAARKPYLIWDVVYSNSILKAQVPVLNQEGVLAHAKWTPPDLREITDDNERQVGEFLYQLECASCHSIDGPMNDILPLTAPYADADSMDAFLSGMGSVSVYMPPFVGKPDERRALARYIAEELHPDRAASDTAISDEPVSPAPFDDGAEFALLAWGREGMHFVADSRYWTLMPSGTAIRAQLVRRDSAPEVITQGVEIGFTVENGPEGVLGGGDEGIFEAELDFLPSVDPYQPLPVVTLEARVAETGEVLATTKFTPATSQLMGCRSCHGGSRARDGNIADDTALNILAVHDRINRTNHVERATRGAKILCVECHDDASQNAAGQEDKPNLSAAMHGFHAIYLSGRDSEHSCLKCHPDGSLRGRHGDTFECADCHGNIEDHAIGLLKAEQEKDKPYATARLAMLRPQYVESADEINPRQPWLQQPDCLTCHVDFEAPSEFTAFNVWAADPEELYVNRYGDMAAIACASCHGSPHVIYPATERDNIHPEQYMGEAQAFGSQGTCTVCHVEMMDMPIHHPGMGLE